AAAATCGCTAATAATTTTTTCATACTATTCACCTGCGCCTTCTTGAGCTTCAGTCTTTTCTCATTTTTTATATTTTCATATTCCTATACCTAAACCTGTAGGAGTTATTATAATAGCTGACAACATAATAATAAAAGTTGCCTGTGCCATTGTTATTCCTCTTGTAAAGTTAGGATGATATAAATCATCAATAGTTACATAGTCCGCAACATCATCGGCTTTAAGATTTTTGTTTACAAAAGGATTTTGTAAAGTCTGAATACTAATTGCGTATTTAATTGAATCAATTTGTTCATTTAAAAATCATACTTTATTATTTACCAATTTTGTTCCTGGTGATTGTTTAACTTTCATTCCTGTTAAACCAGGTCCAGTACTCTGTATTAATTCTTCGTAGTCATCTTGATTTCAAACAGATTGTTGCTTAATTGCATTTTGCTTTAAATCACTTGAAAACATTTCTTTAATTCCATTTTTATGGAAAATTCATTGTGTCCCAGTATTAACATAACCATATGATTGGAATTCTTTTGCAATTGCTTGGTCAAATTTAATCATGTCCATAGCTATGTCATAAAAATCAATTTCTTGCTTTTGATCAATAACAGGTTGTCATTTCTTAGTAAATCATTGATTTGTAAAATCAGTATATAAGGGTGTAAATTTTTCTTTTTCTGCTATGTTATAAGAATCAATTGTTGATATTGCGTCAGCTAAATATGAGCTTTTAATTACATTATCCATGATTGGTTCGTATAATGGACTTTTAGGATCTAAAACATATTTATCTTTAGGCATTATGACCTGTAATTGTTTTTTAACTGAATTAATAAATCTAATTGATTCAATTCCCACTCCAGGTACTGTTGAAGCAACTGCTGCAATTCCATATAAAGAAGACAACACAATAAGTGTTATTCCTTGTTTTTTAAGTCCAAACTTCATAAAATTTCTCCTAATCCTGATTAGTTACTTCATTTTTTATATTAATTATTATTATACATTAAATAATTATGTTTTCAAAACTTTGCTGTTTTACCAATTTGTCTTTTTCTAGTAAATTTGTTACCCCAATACCAATTAATGATATAGATTCACCTTCATAAATATCATCTAAAACTGTTTTTACTGTTGAATAAATTTTTTCTAAACTATCAGTATATTCTATAAAAGTTTCACTATATGATTTTCGTTTCTTATGCTCTTTTTTATCAAAATTTATTTCTTGATTATAAAACTTTATTAATAGTGAAACAGTTTTAGCAAGTAGGTTATTTTTTTGCATTCTAATGACTACTTTTTCAGCTAAACTAAATAAAACTTCTTCAATTTCTTCAATAGACATATTTCTTTTTTCAAAAGTCTTTTCTTTTGAAATTGATTTCATCGATGTATCTCAATAAGCTATTTCGTTATTTTTTATTCCGTTAAGTTTTTGAAACATTTTTTGTCCAACTAATCCAAAAGTATTTTCAATAATTTTTTCATCAAGTTTAATAAAGTCATTTACAGTTTCTACATTTAATTTTTCCATTTTTTCTAATGATGAAACTCCAACTCCAATAACATCTTTTATTGGTTTATTTCAAATTAGAGTTTTGTAATTTTCTTTAGTTATAATAGTAATTCCATTTGGCTTTTTCATATCACTACCCATTTTTGCAAATAATCTAGTAAAACTAACACCAATACTACATGTTAAACCTGTTTCTTGATAAACTGCAGTTTGAATAGCCAAACTAAGATTTTTAACATTACCATATTTTTTTCAAATATTAGTAGCATCAATAAAACATTCATCTATTCCTAGTATTTCGACTTTATAAGTAAATTGTTCTTTAATTAAGTTAAAAATTCTTTCACTATATTCTTCATATAAATCTCTATTGCCTTCTTTGATAATTAATTCTCCATAAGCTAATTTTTTTGCTTCAAAAATAGGCGTTCCTGCTTTTATTCCGTATTTTCTAGCATCATATGAAGCAGCAACAATAATGCTTTTATCGTTATTACGTGCAACAACAACTGGTTTATTTTTTAATGTTTTATCATGAGCTTGTTCACAACTTGCAAAAAAAGCATCCATATCAAGATGCAAAATAACTTTTTGATTCATGTGGATGCCTCCCTTTTTAAGTTAAATATTTTCAAGATTGATTAACAACCTTATTCAATTCTTCTTCTTTTCAATTTTTTTGATTTTCTGTTTTAGTTAAATAAGCTAAATACTCAATATTTTGCTTTTTATTACCAACAATTGGTGAATAAGTTAATCTATCAACTGAAAAACCGTTTTGCTTAGCATAAAATATAAAATTTTTAATAACTTGCAGATGAGTTGATTTTAAATTTACTTTTCCATTTTTAGCTAATTCACTTCCTGCCTCAAATTCAGGTTTTAATAATACAACACCATATGTTTGTTCCTTAATTAAACTATTTAAGGCCGGTAAAATTTTGTCTAGTGAAATAAAACTTACATCACAACAAAAAAAATCAATTGTTTGATTGAAATCTTCTTGTTTTGCATATCTAAAATTATATTTTTGCATGTCTTTTACTAAAGGATTATTTTTTAAAGAAGAATCTAATTGATCAGTTCCTACATCAACTGCATATACTAAACTTGCCTTGTTTTCTAAACAAACTTCTGTAAAACCACCAGTTGAAGCTCCGATGTCTAAACATATTTTATTGTTTAAGTCTATTTTTCAATCTTTAATTGCTTTTTCAAGCTTTAAACCAGCTCTTGAAACAAAAGTGCTTTGTTTCAATTTTATTTCAATTAAGTCTGTTTCGTTTACCATAAAACCAGCTTTTGTTACTAAAGTATTATTTACATATACTTCTTTTCTATTAACGATTCGTTCTTTTGCCTTGCTTCTTGTAGAAACTAATTCTTTTTCTACAAGAACTTCATCTAAACGTTTTTTCATTAATTAAATTCTTCGATTTTATTTTCTTCTAAAACTTTGTTAATAGTACCCTTGTATTCAGTTAGTTTTTCTTTTGCTAATTGAATTCTTTTAATGTTTTCTTCAAATATTTTCATTGCTTGTTCCATTGAAATTTCACTTGATGATAACTTTAATGTTTCTTCTTTTAATTCAGTTATTAACTGATCATATGTTTTATTTTCCATTTTTCTTTACTCCTTTAATAATAGTTTCGATTTCTCCATCTTTTAAAACCAATTTAATTTCTTGATTTATAGCTACCTTATCAATTGAATTGATTATTTGCTTATCTTTACTCATTATTAGTCCAAATCCTTTGTCCATAGGCTTTTTAGGGTCTAACAAAGCTGTTTTTGATTCAATGTTTTCAATAAACATTTCATTGCGTGCAATTATGTTTTTAATATTATTAATAAAACTTTTTTCAATGTAATTTAAATCGAGTGATTGCATATCATATTTATTATTAATCTTTAAAACATTTTGTTTTTTAAGGTCTTCTAATTTTAACTGATGATTGTTATAAACATTTTTAAATAATCGAATTTGGTTTTCATAATTATATGCTAATTCTTTTAAAAGTTCTTCAGTACTAATTGAAGCTAGTTCAGCTGCCGCTGTTGGTGTTGCTGCTCTTAAATCAGCAACATAATCACTTAATGTAATATCAGGTTCATGACCAACCGCACTTATAACTGGAATAGACGAATCAACTATTGCTTTTAAAACTTCCATTTCATTGAAAGTTCATAAGTCTTCATAGCTTCCACCACCGCGACCAACAATAAGAATATCTAGTTTAGGTTCAAATAGATTTGCTTGTTGTATTTTTTTAGCTATATCAAACTTAGCTGTTTCTCCTTGAACCATTGTAGGAAATAAATAAATATTAACTGAAGGCATTCTTCTTTTTAAAGTTGTTATTAAATCTTTAATAGCAGCTCCTGAATCAGTTGTAATTAAACCTATATTTTTAGCAAAGCGATTAATTGGTTTTTTTCTTGATTGATCTGTTCAACCTAAAGCAGTTATTTCTTTTAAACGTTCTTCAAAAATAGCTTGAAGATCGCCTTTTCCTTCAACACTTACATCAACAGCTTCAAAACTTACTCTTCCATTAGGTACATAATATGTTAATCTTCCATAACATGTTATTTCCATTCCCTCTTTTACATTTAGGTTAGTGAGTTTATGTGCATTGCTTTTTCATATCATTGCAGCTATTGTACTTTGATTATCTTTTAAAGAAAAATATACATGTCCTGATTTGTTAAAAGTTAGATTACCTACTTCTCCTCTGACATATATATTTTTGAAATAATTACTGCCTTCAATAGCTTCTTTAAATATTTGACTTATTTCAGCTACTGAAAATATTTTGTTTTCCATTATAGTTT
The Mesoplasma entomophilum DNA segment above includes these coding regions:
- a CDS encoding TlyA family RNA methyltransferase, producing MKKRLDEVLVEKELVSTRSKAKERIVNRKEVYVNNTLVTKAGFMVNETDLIEIKLKQSTFVSRAGLKLEKAIKDWKIDLNNKICLDIGASTGGFTEVCLENKASLVYAVDVGTDQLDSSLKNNPLVKDMQKYNFRYAKQEDFNQTIDFFCCDVSFISLDKILPALNSLIKEQTYGVVLLKPEFEAGSELAKNGKVNLKSTHLQVIKNFIFYAKQNGFSVDRLTYSPIVGNKKQNIEYLAYLTKTENQKNWKEEELNKVVNQSWKYLT
- the xseA gene encoding exodeoxyribonuclease VII large subunit: MENKIFSVAEISQIFKEAIEGSNYFKNIYVRGEVGNLTFNKSGHVYFSLKDNQSTIAAMIWKSNAHKLTNLNVKEGMEITCYGRLTYYVPNGRVSFEAVDVSVEGKGDLQAIFEERLKEITALGWTDQSRKKPINRFAKNIGLITTDSGAAIKDLITTLKRRMPSVNIYLFPTMVQGETAKFDIAKKIQQANLFEPKLDILIVGRGGGSYEDLWTFNEMEVLKAIVDSSIPVISAVGHEPDITLSDYVADLRAATPTAAAELASISTEELLKELAYNYENQIRLFKNVYNNHQLKLEDLKKQNVLKINNKYDMQSLDLNYIEKSFINNIKNIIARNEMFIENIESKTALLDPKKPMDKGFGLIMSKDKQIINSIDKVAINQEIKLVLKDGEIETIIKGVKKNGK
- a CDS encoding Y-family DNA polymerase, whose translation is MNQKVILHLDMDAFFASCEQAHDKTLKNKPVVVARNNDKSIIVAASYDARKYGIKAGTPIFEAKKLAYGELIIKEGNRDLYEEYSERIFNLIKEQFTYKVEILGIDECFIDATNIWKKYGNVKNLSLAIQTAVYQETGLTCSIGVSFTRLFAKMGSDMKKPNGITIITKENYKTLIWNKPIKDVIGVGVSSLEKMEKLNVETVNDFIKLDEKIIENTFGLVGQKMFQKLNGIKNNEIAYWDTSMKSISKEKTFEKRNMSIEEIEEVLFSLAEKVVIRMQKNNLLAKTVSLLIKFYNQEINFDKKEHKKRKSYSETFIEYTDSLEKIYSTVKTVLDDIYEGESISLIGIGVTNLLEKDKLVKQQSFENIII
- the xseB gene encoding exodeoxyribonuclease VII small subunit — translated: MENKTYDQLITELKEETLKLSSSEISMEQAMKIFEENIKRIQLAKEKLTEYKGTINKVLEENKIEEFN